The Neisseria macacae ATCC 33926 genome contains the following window.
TTCAATATTTTTCTTAGAGCGGGCGCGGGCGTAAGGATTGCCTGCCGCACCCTGCGGGTTTGGCGGGAAACGCCCGTATCCGATGCTTTCATCTAGGATTTACAGGAGTTTACGATGCCAAACATTTTTCGGTTTTTAGCCGAATCTGAAACGCTTGTCAAACGGCATATGGCAAAGGTTTGAGGCTGCACAGGTAAACCGCATTTTGATTTAAGCAGGGGTCGTCTGAAAACGTATCGGCAAAAAGGAGGCATTTTCAGGCGGAAGGCGCGGGCGTATCATGCCCTTCATGAACATCACGCCTTTACGCCCCGAACACGTCGAACCGCTCGCCCGTGCGCTTTATCTGCAATGGCATGACTTTGCGCCGTGGTCGTCTATGGAGAAAATCCGCGCCTATTACGCGGAATGCCTAAACGGTGAAAACCTGCCGCTGGCGTTTGCCGCCGTCGGAAAGGACGGCGCGCTGCTGGGTTCGGCCGCGCTCAAACGGCACGATATGGAAGAATTTCCCCAATACGAATATTGGCTGGGCGATGTGTTCGTTTTGCCCGAACACAGGGGGACGGGCGTGGGCGCTCTGTTGATTGGACACTGCCTCGCCGCCGCCCGCCAAATGCACCTGCCCAAGCTTTACCTTTATACGCCGGACGTGCAGTCGGTTTACGAGAAATACGGCTGGCGTGAAATTAAGACCTGTCGGCACAACGGCGAGACGGTGTCGGTAATGGAATTGGTATTGGAGGGGGACGGATAATCCGGTTGAATATGACACCCATCTTGTGACGCAGGGGTCGTCTGAAAACCCAATCTTTGATTTTCAGACGACCTTTTTGTTTACGCATATGGGAACTGTTTATCATTGCAACGTTCTATAAAAGGATTGACTTCAAAGCGATACGGCGTTGCCGCGCCTTGTCCTGATTTGAAGTCTCTCCGGCATATTTGGGCTGAAGCGGAATCACTCGAAAACGGCGGCTTCATCACCGTTTTTATTGATCCCGCTTCAGCGCAGACTGAAACGGGCGGATAGCCGTTTCGTCCCGTTCTCGGTAATATTTTGCACTCAAGCAGAGACTGCTCTGCGCCAGACCGACTGAGAGGAATCCAGATTGAACAGCTTACGCCATCTTGCCCTGATATTTGCTTTGTCCGCGCCCGTACTCACGCTGGCGCAGACCGTATCGCAAACGCTGCCCAACGGGTTGAAGATTATTGTGAAAGAAGACCGCCGCGCACCGGTCGCCGTGTCGCAGCTTTGGTATAAAGTCGGCAGCGTGGATGAAAAACAGGGCAAAAGCGGTTTGAGCCATGCCTTGGAACACATGATGTTTAAAGGCACGCAGGCCGTACCTTCGGGAGAATTCAACCGCCGCGTCGCCGCTTTGGGCGGAGAGAACAATGCCTACACCAACCGCAGCGAGACGGTTTATTACGAAAATATCGCGGCGGCAAACCTGCCCGAAGTGTTGAAGCTCGAAGCCGACCGGATGCACAACCTCAATTTCAGCGATGAAGAATTTCAAAATGAAATGAACGTCATCCGCGAAGAACGCCGCCAACGCACGGAAGACACGGCGGACGGCAAGCTGTGGGAACAGGTGTATCTGAACAGCTTTACGCTGCCTTCGATGAAAGCCGCGGTCATCGGTTATATGGATGATTTGCACACGCTCAAAGCCGACGATTTGCGCGACTGGTATCGGCAATATTACGCGCCGAACAACGCCGTTTTGGTGATTGTCGGCGATGTCGATGCCAAGAAGACGCTCAAAACCGCGGCGGAACTGTTCGGCAACATTCCCGCCAAGCAGCAGCCCGACCGCAATATGCTTGCCAACGAACCGTTCAAACGCGAACCTGTGAATTTTCAGACGACCTCGGTGGTCACGCGCCAACCCTTGGTCAGCTTGAACTACCGCGTCCCCGGATTGGAAAGTCTGGACGACAGACTGCCCTATGCGCTGGATGTCCTGTCGGAAATCTTGTCGGGCAATTCGTCCAGCCGCTTGGATAAAAACCTGATACGCGGCAAACAGATGGCTTTGAGTACGGGCGCAAGTTACGACCTGATCAGCCGTGAAATGCCGTTGTTCAGCATCTTCGCCATGCCGGCGGACAACGTCGAAGTCGATGCCGTCATCGCCGAATTGCGCCGCGAATTGAAAGACATCGCTGAAAACGGAGTCAGCACCGAAGAGCTGAACCGCATCAAAGCTCAGTCGGAAGCGTCCGAAATCTACGAGCGCGACTCTATGGAGGCACAGGCTTCCATCATCGGGCGGCTGGAGGCGCGCGGCTTCGAATACAGCGACGAAGCGGAAATCCGCCGCCGCCTGAAAGCCGTCAGCGTCGAAGATGTGCAGGCCGCCGCGCAGTTGCTGACGGACGACCGCTTGGCGACCGTGGTTGTGATGCCCGATCCGAAAATCCTGTACCACCCGATTGTTCAGGCGGCAAACAAGCCTCAACCTAAATAAACCGACCAAAGGGGTCGTCTGAAACCGTTTTTCCCGTTTTCAGACGACCTCCGAACCGCCCCGCCCGAAGTGGCACATGACTCGGAACGGGACGGAATACGGCGCCAAACCGCCCTTCTGCCCCGGTAACCGGGTTAAACCGCAAAGGAATATCCGATGAAATCCCTTCCCCTCATATTAGCCCTCGCCTTCTCCACCGCCGCGCAGGCAGGCGTGGACATCCAACGCTGGACCACCGGCAACGGCACAGAAGTCCTTTTGGTCGAGCAACACGACAACCCCATCGTCGATATGCAGGTCAACTTCAAAGGCGCGGGCAGCGTGTTCAACCCCGAAGGCAAAAGCGAAGTGGCGGAATTCACCGCCGCCCTGCTGACCGACGGCACGGAAAAGCTGGACGAAGAAGCCTTTAATGCCGCCGCCGACGACATTGCCGCCCAAATCGACAGCAGCAGCGGACAGGAAAGCTCTGCCGCCGTCTTGCGCAGCCTGAGCCGCCCCGAAACGCTCAAAAAAGCCGCCGGACTGCTCAACCAATCCCTGACGCACCCCCGTTTTGACCCCGCCGTGTTCGACCGCCGTCAAAAAGAGGCAGTGACCACCCTCCAGCAACAGGAAACCACCCCCGACTTCACCGCCGGACGCGCCCTGACCAAACTTGCCTATCCCGACCACCCATACGGCAGCGGCGCCAACGTCACCACGGAGAGCATCCGCAAAGTCAACCTTGACGACATCCGCGCGTTCCACCGCAGCCGCTACGGCAAAGACAACGCCATCGTCGCCATCGTCGGCGACATCAACCGCAAACAAGCCGACCAGCTTGTGAAAAACGTGTTGAACGGCCTGCCCGACCGCAGCAAAGCCGCCCACACCGTCCCGCCCGTCAAACCCAATCCGGCACAACGCCGCGACATCCCGTTTGCCGGCGAACAGGCGCAAGTCTTGCTCGGTATGCCGCTGATTAAACGCCACGACCCCGACTATTACGCCTTGGTTGCCGGCAACTACATCCTCGGCGGCGGCGGCTTCGACAGCCGCCTGATGAAAGTCTTGCGCGACCGTTACGGCTACACCTACGGCGTATACAGCAACCTCGAACCGGCGACCGAAGCGGGTATGTTCACCATCGCCTATTCCACCCAGAAGAAAAACACCAAAGATTCGCTCGTACAGGCTCAGGCAGTCATCAAACAATTCATCGAAGAAGGCCCGACCGAAGAAGAACTGGCACAAGCCAAAGCCAACATCATCGGCAGCTTCCCCCTGCGTTTCGATTCCAACGCCAAACTGGTGAAATACCTCAGCATCATCGGTTATCACAACCTGCCCAACGACTATCTCGAAGCCTACCCCAAAGCCATCGGCAAATTGACCGTGGCGCAAGTCAAAGACGCTTGGAAGCGCCGCGTCAAACCTGAAGATTTGCACATTGTCGTCGTCGGTGCCGAATAACCCCGCCGCCCATCCTTGTCCGACGGATACAGCCTGTCGGACAAGGCTTGAGGGGAACGGCGGCTTCATTCCGCCGCACAGCAAAAAGGTCGTCTGAAAGCGCAGCTTCGACAATATCCCAACAGACATTGCGAAACTGCGCCCGACAGTTTTCAGACGACCCTTCCGACCATTCGTACCCCGTAAACGCCCTTCGGAAGAATTCTCCCCGCCCGCCCGCAAAAACCGTCAAAATCCCTTATAATTCCGAACCTAAACGAATCCCGTCCTGCCGGCAGCGCCGTCGGGACTTGTCTTAACAACGAAAGAAACACTGTGGACAAACTCAAAATCACCGCCAACGGCCCGCTCAACGGCGAAATCACCGTATCCGGCGCGAAAAACGCCGCCCTGCCGCTGATGTGCGCCGGACTCTTGACCTCCGGCACCCTGCGCCTGAAAAACGTACCCATGCTCGCCGACGTCAAAACCACCCAAAAACTGCTGCAAGGCATGGGCGCGCGCGTTTTGACCGACAACATTCACGAATTCGAAATCAACGGCGGCACCGTCAACAACACCTGCGCCCCCTACGAACTGGTGAAAACCATGCGCGCCTCCATCCTCGTGCTCGGCCCGACGCTGGCGCGTTTCGGCGAAGCCCAAGTCAGCCTGCCCGGCGGCTGCGCCATCGGTTCGCGCCCCGTCGACCAGCACCTCAAAGGCCTCGAAACCATGGGGGCGGAAATCACCATCGAACACGGCTACGTCAAAGCCAAAGGCCGTCTGAAAGGCACGCTTGTCGTCATGGATGTCGTTACCGTCGGCGGTACGGAAAACCTGCTGATGGCGGCAACCCTCGCCGAAGGCACGACCATTTTGGAAAACTGCGCCATCGAACCCGAAGTCGTCGATTTGGCGGAATGCCTCGTCAAAATGGGCGCGAAAATCAGCGGCATCGGCACGTCAACCATGACCGTCGAAGGCGTAAAAGAGCTGCACGGCTGCGAACACAGCGTCGTGCCCGACCGCATCGAAGCCGGCACCTTCCTCTGCGCCGTCGCCATGACCGGCGGCAAAGTCGTCCTGCGCAACGCCGCTCCCAAAACCATGGAAGCCGTATTGGACAAACTCGTCGAAGCCGGCGCCATCATCGAAGCAGGCGACGACTGGATTTCCATCGACATGCAGCAGCGTCCCAAAGCCGTGGACATCCGCACCGTCGTCCATCCCGGCTTCCCGACCGACATGCAGGCGCAGTTTATGGCGATGAACGCCGTTGCCGAAGGCGACAGCCGCGTCGTCGAAACCATCTTTGAAAACCGTTTCATGCACGTTCCCGAACTCAACCGCATGGGTGCGAACATCACCACCGAAGGCAACACCGCCTTCGTCAAAGGCGTGGAAAAACTCTCCGGCGCCGTCGTGATGGCAACCGACCTGCGCGCCTCCGCCAGCCTCGTCATGGCAGGCTTGGTCGCCGGCGGCGAAACCATCGTCGAACGCATCTACCACCTCGACCGCGGCTACGAACACATCGAGAAAAAACTCGGCAAAGTCGGCGCGAAAATCGAGCGGGTACGCGGTTAAAAGCCTTGTGTAAACAGGTCGTCTGAAACGCCCCATCCCGATTTCAGACGACCCCGAGCATCCATTTCAGACCCAAACCGACCACCATGAGGGGATCATCATGAACTTCAACAACCTGCTCAATCAAATCTTGGGAACCGTTCAAAAAAGCGGCAAATCCGTTTCCGAAAGCCCGCTCAACTCTTTTGGCGGCGGCGCTTTGGTCGGCGGACTGGCCTCCATGCTGATGAAGAAAAAAACCGCCAAATCGCTGGTCAAAGTCGGCTCCGTGGCGGCTTTGGGTTATCTGGCGTATCAGGGTTATCAAAACTGGCAGAAAAACAAGCAGCAGGAAGCCGTGCCGCAAGGCGCGTTCGAGCCTGCCGGACTGCTCGCCGAAACACACAGCCGCGTAATTTTGCGTACCATGATTGCCGCCGCGGCTTCGGACGGTCTGATTGACGACGCGGAAAAACAAGTCATCGCCCGTGAAAGCGGCGACGACCCCGAAACCGCCGCATGGCTTGCCGCCGAATACGCCAATCCGGCAACAGTAGAAGAACTCGCCGCCGCCGTCGGCAACGATCAGGCATTGGCAGCGGAAACCTATCTGGCGGCACGATTGGTCTGCGCAGACTTGTCCCGCAAAGAAATCGTCTTCCTCAGCCGCCTGTCGCAAGCCTTGGGACTGGACGACAATCTGGTGGAAAGCTTGGAAAAACAGCTGGAATTGGCATAACGCTTTGTATAGTGGATTAACTAAATCAGGACAAGGCGACGAAGCCACAGACAGTACAGATAGTACGGAACCGATTCACTTGGTGCTTCAGCACCTTAGAGAATCGTTCTCTTTGAGCTAAGGCAAGGCAACGCCGTACCGGTTTAAAGTTAATCCACTAAAAAACCGACCATCCGCGACGAAACGGATAGTCGGTTTTTTATTCGTTTCAACCTTTGCCTGAACACCCGATTCAATGCCAAGGGGTCGTCTGAAAAGTTTCAGACGACCCCTTTTCAACATAACGGGCAGGCTTGTCTTGTTTCCCAACCGATAGCAAAAGAATGGGAAGGAGCAGCTTTCGGATGCGCGGCATACAGTCCGCAAACCATGCTTTCCCGACAGACCGAAAGAAAACCGTTTCCCTGATACGGCTGCGCCCATTTTGAAATCGCCCTTTTCCCGAAACCCGACCCAATCAAAAAAGGTCGTCTGAAACTTTTCAGACGACCTTTGCTTTGACTTCCGACAGCTTGGGGATTTAAAACAGCCCGAGCTTATTTTTTAATCGCGGTACGCATATTGTCGGCGATGTGGGTCGCGCCTGCGGTCAGACCGGACATACCGATCAGCGATGCGGCGGCGAGTTTGATCAATTCTTTCATTTTGAGTCTCTTTCTTGTGTTTGTGTTGCGGATGTTATAGTGGCTTAACTTTAAACCAGTACGGCGTTGCCTCGCCTTAGCTCAAAGAGAACGATTCTCTAAGGTGCTGAAGCACCAAGTGAATCGGTTCCGTACTATCTGTACTGTCTGCGGCTTCGTCGCCTTGTCCTGATTTAGTTAATCCAATATATCGTCGGGTCGGCTGATTATTTGCCGGCTTCGGCGATGTTTTTGGCGGCGGTCGTCGCGCTGGCGGTCAGACCGGACATGCCAATCAGGGAGGCGGCTGCCAATTTAATTAAGTTTTTCATGGTCATCTCTCTTTCTTTTGTTCCCGCCGCCGAACTGGGCGGTCTGCGGTTCTTGCTTGTGTCGGCATCTGATGCTGGAATCGGTTGAAAGCCGAAAGCCGCTCCGCCGCGGGCGGGAAGGTTGTTTGTGGGGGTTTGGGAAGCGTTTAAAATATTTCGTTTGTTTTCAAATTATTTTTTTGCAGCGGTTTCGATATTGCGGGCAACCATAGAGGCTGAAGCGGTAACACCGGCCATACCGATTAAAGAGACTGCGGCCAAGGTCAATAAATTTTTCATTTCGGATAATCCTTTTACATATTAATCAAATGTTATTTAACAACATCTGTATTCGTCGTCGGCGTGTCTGCCATATCGACAGGTGTCATGATACCGCCTTAATTGATAAATTATACAGTTTTTTTGTAAAGAAAATAGCGGTATTAATACTTCAGTGTAATTTTTTTGATAAATTATTTTTATTTTTGAAAATGACACCGATGTCTTGAAGAATGACACCGATGTCTTAGTTACAAGCCGATTACAAATCGTTCATTTTAGAATAGATGCTCTCGGATTTTTTGTTGCCAAATTACATCATTTTAGAAAATTTTTAAATTTTCCTTTTATTTTTCAATTAGATAAAAAACAACACTTTTCCGCTTGGATTTTGGGTTTTTAGCCTCAGACTATAATCGCCATTGCCATTTTTTAAATGATCTATCCATTTTTGGCAAAAACAGGTCGTCTGAAACCAAAATCTCTGCCCTACAAACCTGAATCCGCTGTTTTCTTGTGATATCGCTCATTAAATATAGTGGATTAACTTTAAATCAGGACAAGGCGACGAAGCCGCAGACAGTACAGATAGTACGAAACCGATTCACTTGGTGCTTCAGCACCTTAGAGAATCGTTCTCTTTGAGCTAAGGCGAGGCAACGCCGTACCGGTTTAAAGTTAATCCACTATACTCAAGCGCGCAGCGAGCTTGTCCTGCAAACATGCTATATTGCCGTTTTTGCTTTTTCCGTTTTCAGACGACCTATGAATGTCCCGCTCCTCTTGACCGCCGCGCTTGCGTTTTTGTCCGGCGCGCTCATCACTTGGCTGCTCGCCCGAAATAAGGCGCAGACGCAGCAGTTTGCCCTGATGCAATCGCTTGCCGAGTGCCGCCAGCATCTTGAATTTGCCGAACAAAATCAGGCGCAAACCGCATCCGAGCTTGCCGACGCGCGCTATCATGTCCAAGATTTGCAGGGCGAGTTGCAGGAATTGGGCAACCGCTTTGCCGCCGCCGAACGCCAAATCGGCTATCTTCAAGAGCGCGAACAGGAAGCAGGTCGTCTGAAACAAGATTATGCCGAGCTTCAGGAAAACGCGCACAACCTGCACGTCCGCAACGAACGCCTCCACATCCAGCTCGAACAGGAACGCCTTGCCGCCGACGAAAAGCTCAAGCTCCTTGCCGAAGCCCGCCAAAGCTTGGGCGACCAGTTCCAAAACCTCGCCAACACCATTTTGGAAGAGAAAAGCCGCCGTTTCACCGAGCAAAACCGCGACCACCTCAGCCAACTGCTGACCCCGCTCAACGAACGCATCCACGGCTTCAGCGAGCTGGTTCAGCAAACCTATGAAAAAGAAGCGCGCGAACGGCTGACCCTCGAAAACGAACTCAAACGCCTGCAAACCCTCAACACCCAACTGCACAGCGACGCCAAAGCCCTCACCGACGCGCTCACCGGCACGCAAAACAAAACCCAAGGCAACTGGGGCGAGATGATTTTGGAAAGCGTTTTGGAACATTCCGGCCTGCAAAAAGGACGCGAATACACCGTCCAAGCCGCTGCCGTCCGCCAAGAAAAAGACGGCGCGCGCCGCCTCCAGCCCGACGTCCTCGTCAACCTGCCCGAAGGCAAACAAATCGTCATCGACTCCAAAGTCTCGCTGACCGCCTACGTCCGCTACACCCAAGCCGCCGACGCCGCAACCGCCGAGCGCGAACTCGCCGCTCACGTCGCCAGCATCCGCGCCCACATCCGCAGCCTGTCGCAAAAAGACTATACCGACCTCGAAGGCGTGCGCACGCTGGACTTCGTGTTTATGTTCATCCCCGTCGAACCCGCCTACCTGCTCGCCCTGCAACACGATGCCGCCCTGTTCCAAGAATGTTTCGACAAACGCATCATGCCGGTCGGTCCGAGTACGCTGCTCGCCACCCTGCGCACCGTCGCCCACATCTGGCGCAACGAACAGCAAAACCAAAACGCCCTCGCCATCGCGGCGGAAGGCGGCAGGCTTTACGACAAATTCACCGGCTTCGTCCAAACACTTGAGGCCGTCGGCAAGAACATCGACCAAGCGCAAAGCCAGTTCCAACAAGCCTACAAACAGCTCTCGCAAGGACGCGGCAACCTCGTCAGCCGCGCCGAAAAACTGCGCGCGCTGGGCGTCAAAACCACCAAACGCCTGCAACGCGATTTGGCAGAAACCGCCCAAGAATCCGCCTTGCAGGATAAAGGTTTGCCGGAAGGGGAAGAAGATTGACGGATTGTCCGTCGTCGGGTTTCAGACGACGTATCAAAGACAAAAAGGACGCATGATGCGCCCTTTTATAGTGGATTAACTTTAAATCAGGACAAGGCGACGAAGCCGCAGACAGTACAGATAGTACGGAACCGATTCACTTGGTGCTTCAGCACCTTAGAGAATCGTTCTCTTTGAGCTAAGGCGAGGCAACGCCGTACTGGTTTAAAGTTAATCTACTATATCGTTTCAAACCTTATTCTTCAGCCATCCGCGTTCCCGTCTGTCGGAGGAAAGAACAAGTATCGCGGTGGTAAAAAGGTCGTCTGAAAACTGATTTTTGTTTTTCAGACGACCTTTTGCCTTCGATAACCCGTTTCATCAAACCTGTTCCCACTTCATGGCAACAGCCGTTTTCAGACGACCTTTCGTGTTATCGCGCCTTTATTTCACTTTGCCTTTCAACGCGCCGTAGCCTGCCGCGTCCATTTGTTCCAGCGGGATGAATTTCAGGCTCGCGCCGTTGATGCAGTAGCGCAGGCCGCCTTTGTCTTTGGGGCCGTCGGGGAAGACGTGTCCCAAGTGCGAATCGGCGGCATGGCTGCGCACTTCGGTGCGGCGCATGTTGTAGCTGAAGTCGTCGTGTTCGGTAACGGCGGCGGCGTTAATCGGGCGGGTGAAGCTCGGCCAGCCGCAGCCGGAATCGAATTTGTCGGCGGAACTGAACAGGGGTTCGCCGCTGACGACGTCCACATAAATGCCGGGCTTGAACAGGTGGTCGTATTCGTGGCTGAAGGCGTATTCGGTCGCGCTTTTTTGGGTCACTTGGTATTGCTCTTCGGTCAGGATGCGTTTGAGTTCGGCATCGCTAGGCTTTTTATACGTTGCCGCGTCGAAGCCTTTGCCTTGCGGGGCGGCTTTGGTTTTGCCCGGCAGCGGTTCGTCGGCTTTGCGGATGTCGATGTGGCAGTAGCCGTTGGGGTTTTTAATTAGGTAGTCCTGATGGTATTCCTCGGCGTCGTAGAAGTTTTTCAGCGGCTCGTTTTCGACGACGAGGGGCTGTTTGTATTTTTGCTGCTCGCGTTTGAGGGCGGCGGCAATGACGGCTTTTTCGGCGGGGTCGGTGTAATACACGCCGCTGCGGTATTGCGTGCCGGTGTCGTTGCCTTGTTTGTTGAGGCTGGTCGGGTCAACGACGCGGAAATAGTATTGCAGGATGTCGTCGAGGCTGAGTTTGTCGGCATCGTAGGTGACTTTGACGGTTTCGGCATGACCCGTGTCGCGGTAGGACACGTCTTCGTAGCTCGGATTTTTCGTTTTGCCGTTGGCGTAGCCGGATACTGCGTCAACCACGCCGTCTATGCGTTGGAAATAGGCTTCCAAGCCCCAGAAGCAGCCGCCGGCGAGGTAGATGGTGCGCGTGTTCATGATTTTTGAATCCTTTTTCTGTGTGTCGGGTTTGTAGAACGCGTTTTTCAGACGACCTAAATCGGCATTCGGGTCGCGGATTAACGCCAATGCCTGCGCTTCGTTGATACTGCCTTTGACGATACGCTGCACATCGCCGTCTTTACCGATTAACGCCCAAGAAGGGTAAACGCTGATATTCAGGCTTTGGGCGATGGTGCCGCCGTTGTCGGTCACGACGGGCAGCTTGGGATAGTTCAAACCGGCATACCATTTTTGAAAGTCGCCATCTTTTTTCTCGTGCAAAAAGCCAGGGGAGGCGACGGTAATCAGGTTGGCGGAGCTGAACCGCTTATCCTGCGCCCATTTTTCGGTCTGCCCCAGTTCGGACAAACACAAAGGACACCAGCTCGCCCAGAATTTAATCAGGGTCGGTTTGTCTTTTCTCAAATAAACGCTGGCGGGGCGGTTGTCCGCGGTTTTCAAAGTGGACAAAGTGTGCGGCACGGTCGCGGCTTCGGCATCGGCAATTTTGGGCGAACAAGCACCCAGTGCAAACAGACAGCCAAACTTGGCGCAAAGGGAAAAGAAGGTACGGGGTTTCATCTCTATGTTTCCTGTGTGGACGGTTTGTATGATTAGACGTTGGGAATGCCCAAACCTTACAGCCTTGCACATAAAAAAGCAAAAGGTCGTCTAAAAACAAACGCCCATATTATTAAATTTGCATTCTCAAACGGCATTTCCATTGCAGCGGCGGCATAAAAGGCATACACTGACTACACGCGACTACAACAACAGGAGAACTTGAAATGAAACAATTGGCCATGTACATCAACGGACGCTTTGAAAACGATTTCAACGGCGAATGGCGCGACGTATTGAACCCTTCCACCGAAGAAACCATCGCCCGCGAACCTAAAGGCGGCAAAGCGGACGTTGACCGCGCCGTAGCGGCGGCGCGTGCGGCGCAACCGGCATGGGAGCGGCTGCCTG
Protein-coding sequences here:
- a CDS encoding M16 family metallopeptidase, encoding MNSLRHLALIFALSAPVLTLAQTVSQTLPNGLKIIVKEDRRAPVAVSQLWYKVGSVDEKQGKSGLSHALEHMMFKGTQAVPSGEFNRRVAALGGENNAYTNRSETVYYENIAAANLPEVLKLEADRMHNLNFSDEEFQNEMNVIREERRQRTEDTADGKLWEQVYLNSFTLPSMKAAVIGYMDDLHTLKADDLRDWYRQYYAPNNAVLVIVGDVDAKKTLKTAAELFGNIPAKQQPDRNMLANEPFKREPVNFQTTSVVTRQPLVSLNYRVPGLESLDDRLPYALDVLSEILSGNSSSRLDKNLIRGKQMALSTGASYDLISREMPLFSIFAMPADNVEVDAVIAELRRELKDIAENGVSTEELNRIKAQSEASEIYERDSMEAQASIIGRLEARGFEYSDEAEIRRRLKAVSVEDVQAAAQLLTDDRLATVVVMPDPKILYHPIVQAANKPQPK
- a CDS encoding tellurite resistance TerB family protein; translated protein: MNFNNLLNQILGTVQKSGKSVSESPLNSFGGGALVGGLASMLMKKKTAKSLVKVGSVAALGYLAYQGYQNWQKNKQQEAVPQGAFEPAGLLAETHSRVILRTMIAAAASDGLIDDAEKQVIARESGDDPETAAWLAAEYANPATVEELAAAVGNDQALAAETYLAARLVCADLSRKEIVFLSRLSQALGLDDNLVESLEKQLELA
- a CDS encoding M16 family metallopeptidase, giving the protein MKSLPLILALAFSTAAQAGVDIQRWTTGNGTEVLLVEQHDNPIVDMQVNFKGAGSVFNPEGKSEVAEFTAALLTDGTEKLDEEAFNAAADDIAAQIDSSSGQESSAAVLRSLSRPETLKKAAGLLNQSLTHPRFDPAVFDRRQKEAVTTLQQQETTPDFTAGRALTKLAYPDHPYGSGANVTTESIRKVNLDDIRAFHRSRYGKDNAIVAIVGDINRKQADQLVKNVLNGLPDRSKAAHTVPPVKPNPAQRRDIPFAGEQAQVLLGMPLIKRHDPDYYALVAGNYILGGGGFDSRLMKVLRDRYGYTYGVYSNLEPATEAGMFTIAYSTQKKNTKDSLVQAQAVIKQFIEEGPTEEELAQAKANIIGSFPLRFDSNAKLVKYLSIIGYHNLPNDYLEAYPKAIGKLTVAQVKDAWKRRVKPEDLHIVVVGAE
- the murA gene encoding UDP-N-acetylglucosamine 1-carboxyvinyltransferase; translated protein: MDKLKITANGPLNGEITVSGAKNAALPLMCAGLLTSGTLRLKNVPMLADVKTTQKLLQGMGARVLTDNIHEFEINGGTVNNTCAPYELVKTMRASILVLGPTLARFGEAQVSLPGGCAIGSRPVDQHLKGLETMGAEITIEHGYVKAKGRLKGTLVVMDVVTVGGTENLLMAATLAEGTTILENCAIEPEVVDLAECLVKMGAKISGIGTSTMTVEGVKELHGCEHSVVPDRIEAGTFLCAVAMTGGKVVLRNAAPKTMEAVLDKLVEAGAIIEAGDDWISIDMQQRPKAVDIRTVVHPGFPTDMQAQFMAMNAVAEGDSRVVETIFENRFMHVPELNRMGANITTEGNTAFVKGVEKLSGAVVMATDLRASASLVMAGLVAGGETIVERIYHLDRGYEHIEKKLGKVGAKIERVRG
- a CDS encoding GNAT family N-acetyltransferase → MPFMNITPLRPEHVEPLARALYLQWHDFAPWSSMEKIRAYYAECLNGENLPLAFAAVGKDGALLGSAALKRHDMEEFPQYEYWLGDVFVLPEHRGTGVGALLIGHCLAAARQMHLPKLYLYTPDVQSVYEKYGWREIKTCRHNGETVSVMELVLEGDG
- the msrAB gene encoding bifunctional peptide-methionine (S)-S-oxide reductase MsrA/peptide-methionine (R)-S-oxide reductase MsrB produces the protein MKPRTFFSLCAKFGCLFALGACSPKIADAEAATVPHTLSTLKTADNRPASVYLRKDKPTLIKFWASWCPLCLSELGQTEKWAQDKRFSSANLITVASPGFLHEKKDGDFQKWYAGLNYPKLPVVTDNGGTIAQSLNISVYPSWALIGKDGDVQRIVKGSINEAQALALIRDPNADLGRLKNAFYKPDTQKKDSKIMNTRTIYLAGGCFWGLEAYFQRIDGVVDAVSGYANGKTKNPSYEDVSYRDTGHAETVKVTYDADKLSLDDILQYYFRVVDPTSLNKQGNDTGTQYRSGVYYTDPAEKAVIAAALKREQQKYKQPLVVENEPLKNFYDAEEYHQDYLIKNPNGYCHIDIRKADEPLPGKTKAAPQGKGFDAATYKKPSDAELKRILTEEQYQVTQKSATEYAFSHEYDHLFKPGIYVDVVSGEPLFSSADKFDSGCGWPSFTRPINAAAVTEHDDFSYNMRRTEVRSHAADSHLGHVFPDGPKDKGGLRYCINGASLKFIPLEQMDAAGYGALKGKVK